Proteins from one Deinococcus apachensis DSM 19763 genomic window:
- a CDS encoding NPCBM/NEW2 domain-containing protein yields MKRRLPLALLTLALAACGQQPGSTETLPPEPVGNYDNVDGSWSKSPVLSAQALTADVNTLYYETALTATNAWGPIEVDRSNGERGIGDGKTLTLNGTRYAKGYGVHAPSELKYSLAGSDNAKCVRFKAQVGVDDEVGSRGSVVFQVWGDGEKLYDSGVMTGASATKNVNVDLRGKKAIRMVVTDAGNGKTADHADWINPTITCLPNITLKAPENTKIYQDTHGTLPITVINNSKQFTGNLTYRLVMKEESNYPTAFTIEGKGTNISGAGIYNRNISVYVPTWAYEEQYQEPGFDSEDLVAYWNGEEVARVPANIVILSQRISISYPEQPYEIHAGETRIVQGIVTITPGGETSGVEINVYSEPTSSRMDDWWEVDGGGTVPKEGGTIPITIKALHAPRPDESLEPDLRLREGQSPFGRTPGKYFSYIKLRYVP; encoded by the coding sequence ATGAAACGACGATTGCCGTTGGCCCTGCTCACGCTCGCCCTTGCTGCCTGTGGGCAGCAACCTGGCTCAACCGAAACCCTGCCGCCCGAACCCGTCGGCAACTACGACAATGTGGACGGGTCATGGAGCAAGTCGCCCGTCCTGAGCGCTCAGGCTTTGACCGCTGACGTGAATACGCTCTATTACGAGACCGCTCTAACTGCCACAAATGCCTGGGGACCCATTGAGGTGGACCGCAGCAACGGCGAGCGGGGCATCGGGGACGGCAAGACCCTGACGCTGAACGGCACCAGGTACGCTAAGGGCTATGGCGTTCACGCACCCAGCGAACTGAAGTACAGCCTGGCCGGGTCGGACAATGCCAAATGCGTGCGGTTCAAGGCGCAGGTCGGCGTGGATGACGAGGTGGGCAGCCGGGGTAGCGTGGTGTTCCAGGTCTGGGGTGACGGGGAGAAGCTCTACGACAGTGGTGTGATGACCGGGGCGAGCGCGACGAAGAACGTGAACGTTGATCTGCGCGGCAAAAAGGCGATTCGCATGGTGGTGACGGACGCGGGGAACGGCAAGACCGCCGATCACGCGGATTGGATCAACCCGACGATCACCTGCCTGCCGAACATCACCCTGAAGGCTCCTGAAAATACGAAAATTTACCAGGACACCCATGGAACTCTCCCGATCACTGTCATTAATAACAGCAAGCAGTTCACTGGCAACTTAACTTATCGTCTTGTGATGAAAGAGGAATCCAATTACCCTACTGCTTTTACAATAGAGGGTAAAGGCACTAATATTAGTGGGGCAGGAATTTATAACCGTAACATAAGCGTTTATGTCCCCACTTGGGCTTATGAGGAGCAATATCAAGAGCCAGGATTTGACTCAGAAGACCTAGTGGCATATTGGAACGGCGAGGAAGTGGCACGCGTTCCCGCAAATATCGTTATCTTGTCTCAGAGAATTAGCATCTCGTACCCCGAACAGCCTTATGAAATACACGCTGGCGAGACACGTATTGTGCAAGGCATTGTGACTATTACCCCGGGAGGTGAAACTTCGGGAGTTGAAATTAATGTCTACAGCGAGCCCACTAGCAGTAGAATGGACGATTGGTGGGAAGTTGACGGTGGGGGGACTGTTCCCAAAGAAGGGGGAACTATTCCCATAACCATAAAAGCGTTGCATGCTCCTAGGCCCGATGAGTCATTGGAGCCAGATCTGCGTCTACGTGAGGGGCAATCCCCCTTTGGTCGAACCCCAGGTAAGTATTTCTCTTACATCAAACTACGATACGTGCCCTAA